Genomic window (Paenibacillus sp. PK3_47):
TCCGGAGAGGACGGAGATGGCTTTTAACACGGCAGGGGTCAGCAGTTTGCGGAATATGCTTGAGGCGGCAGCCATAGTGACATCCCACAGCAGGATTCCAAGCACAATCGCTCCGCTGTAAATGAGCAGTTGCTGCATCGGATACTCATTAGCTGCTTTGGCAAGTATGGAACCGTAGATGCCGAGCCAAAATAGAATGGACAAGGGATTGAACAGGGACATCAGAAAGCCGGAGAAAAAGGATTTGGTCAGCGTATTCACATTTCCTCTCGTGTCGGCAGTAAGCTCACCGGCATTTTTGATGCTCTCTACCCCAGTGTAGACCAGCACAAAAAAGCCGAACAGCCAAAGAAAGGCTCTGACAAAAGGGGCGTCCAGCAGATGGATAATGCCCATATACACCAGCAGCATGTAAATAATGTCAGCGCTTATCGCTCCCAGTCCGACCATCCAGGCATGCCAGAAGCCGCCGCGGATACCCTTGTCCAATTGCGCCGCATTAATCGGCCCGATCGGTGCGGAAAGTGACAGTCCAAGAAAAATGTAACCGATGAATATGTTGATGGGAACCTCCTCCTTAAACGTTGCTGCAATTAGCTTATTCAACTGGGAGGCTTTGTAGGACATGATGTCAAAAAGAAAAAGGGTGGTCTCTCCATGAAAGGGAAAAAAGGGGCTTTAATCGCGCTTGCCTCCATACCGCTGATCATGACGCTCGGGAATTCAATGTTGCTGCCGGTTCTTCCGCAAATTTCGAAAGAGCTCGGTATTAACGCATTCAAGGTCAGTATGATTATTACGGTATATGGGCTTATTGCTATTGTAATGATTCCGGTTGCAGGTTATTTGTCCGACCGCTACGGTCGCAAAATCGTCATTCTTCCGGCTCTGATCCTTGCTGCTCTGGGGGGGGCAGTCTGTGTCCTGGCCGCATGGTTTATGGATGGCGTATCCGCATACTGGGTAATCCTTGCCGGGCGTCTGCTTCAGGGGATCGGAGCGGCAGGCGCATTCCCGATCGTCATTCCGTTTGTCGGAGATCTGTTCAAGGATGAAAAGGAGGTCAGTAAGGGACTGGGGATTATCGAGACCTCGAATACCTTCGGGAAGGTGCTCAGTCCGATTCTGGGCGCATATTTGGGTACTATTTTGTGGTATGCGCCTTTTATAGCTATCCCGATCCTGTGTCTCTTTTCCTTTGTGCTGGTCATATTTCTGGTCAAAAAGCCGAAGAAGGAAGAGGCGCCGGAGCCCAAGAGCTTACGGCAGTTTTTATCGGAAATCAAAGAAATTCTGCATGAAAAAGGCCGCTGGCTGTATGCCATCTTTGCCATTGGCGGAATCTGCATGTTTGTTACCTTTGCGGTGCTGTTCTATTTATCCGAGACGCTGGAGTCGAAATACAATCTTCACGGTGCGGCCAAAGGATTCGTGCTGGCTATTCCGCTGGCGCTGCTCTGTCTGGCCTCCTATGGAACAGGTAAGGTCATCGGGCAAAATAAGAAGCTGATGAAATGGCTGGGCTTTGGCGGAATGGCATTGCTTACCGCAGCTATGGTTGTCACGGGCTTTTACAGCGGTATTTATTTTATGGTCGGATTATTGAGCTTAAGCGGAATCGGAATCGGTATTGCCCTGCCTTGTATGGATGCGCTGATTACAGAGGGAATTGATAAAGAGAACCGCGGAACGATCACCTCCCTGTACAGCAGCATGAGATTCATCGGGGTGGCCCTGGGACCTCCTGTCGTTTCCCTTCTGATGCCCAGCGGGCATTGGGCGCTGTTCGGGACTATGGCTGCCGTGGGCGCTGTCGGCGGATTATTGACATTATTCGCGGTAAAACCGAGCTCGGGAGAAAAGGGGAAAAGCGGCGGTACACGAAACAGAAGGCCGGCCTCAGTTACAGGAAAGCTTGTTATCAGACAGAAAGCCCGCTGACACGAATACAGAGATGTGAGCCTTGGTCCTGAATACAAACGGACTGAGGCTTTTTTGTTGTTTCACCTGTGAACGGCATAAAAAACTCCCCATATAGCAGCAGGCTTATTGTTCTTTGCCTGTTGACTGTATGGGGAGCGTTTTACAGCTGAAGAGCGATTGTTATTTGTTAGGCTTCAACGGCTTCCGGACGCTTAATTTGAAGCGGCGGAGGAATCAGCCAGCCTTTTTTCTTGTTCATGTGCAGGATTTTCATCCCCAGCGCGGCTTTGGTCGCATGATATTTGCCAAACAGCGCCCCGACATCCTCGCGGATGGCCTGGCCCATCACCTGGCTGCAGGCAACCAGGCCGGCTGCTGTTTCAGCAGCGATTTTTGCAGCGATTTCCTGGTCTGCAAATCTGGCGCCGACCGGAATATCCTCAAGCTTGACTTCGGGTCTGTGCGGCATTGCAGGAGCAGCGGCAATGCCGTTGTCATTCAGCAGCGTGTCACACTCGCTGATTTCCAGCTCCGCCTGATCGATCAGCTGGCCGAGAATTTTCTTCAGATCGTGGTCCCCGGCATGGTTCAAGTAGGCACGGTAACAGGACACTGCGCCCTTCGCCATTGTAGAGGCTGACCAGATGCCGAAAATTTCTCCGTAATGCAAGGGTTCGTCTTTGGGATTACCGCCTAAAATTCCAGTCATAGATAAGCTCCTTTATTGTGAAATGTGAAACAGGAGTAGTATGCCCGTAAACCCAAAGATGTTGCAGCATAATTCTCTGTTACACTTCAATAATAATGGGGAGAATCATCGGCCGGCGTTTCGTTTTTTCATACAGGAATTTGCCCAGCGTATCCTTGATCGTCGATTTCATGACATTCCATTGCCCGAGGTCATTTTTGTTCATTTTGTTCAGCGTAGCGGTAACCAGCTGGTTGATCTCCTCGATCAGGGTTTCGGAATTGCGGATGTATACAAAGCCTCTGGAGATGGTATCCGGCTCGTTCAATAGTCTGCCGTCATTCTGGCTCAAGGTGATCACTGTAATCAGGATACCGTCGGCAGACAGCTGTCTGCGGTCGCGCAGTACGACATTGCCGATATCGCCAATGCCCAGCCCGTCAACGAGAATCTGTCCGGCAGGCAGCCGGGCAGGCTGGCGGACGGTCCCGCCGCTCGACTCCACGATATCCCCGTTTCTCAGGATGAAGATTTTGCTGCTGTCCACGCCGACTGCTTCTGCGAGCAGGCTGTGGTGATGCAGCATGCGGTATTCACCATGAATCGGAATGAAATATTCCGGCTTCATGAGCGTCAGCATCAGCTTGAGCTCTTCCTGGCTGCCATGACCCGAGACATGCAGCTCACTTCTGGAGCCGTAAATCACCTTCGCCCCGAGAATGTACAGATTATCTACAATCCGGGCCACGTTGCGCTCATTGCCGGGAATCGGGTTCGCGGCAATCAGCACCGTGTCCCCGGCTTCAATTGCAAGCTGCCTGTGGCTTGAATTCGCCAGCCGGGATAGCGCGGCCATCGGCTCGCCCTGGCTGCCGGTACAAAGCACGGCAATTCTCTCAGGTTCCAGCTTGGCTGCTTCCGCCGTTTCCACCAGCATGCCTTCAGGAACGTTCAGGTATCCCAGCTCCTGGGCGACTCCGACGACGTTGACCATGCTGCGGCCGAGCAGAGCCAGCTTGCGGCCGGTAAGGGCCGCCGCATCCACAATCTGCTGCAGCCGGTGGACATTGGAGGCGAAGGTGGATACGAAAATCCGCCGCTCCGCCTTCTGGAACGCTTCCTCCATATGGCCTCCTACCAGCCGCTCGGAAGGGGTGAAGCCGGGACGTTCTGCATTGGTGCTCTCAGAGAGCAGAAATCTGACGCCCTTTTTGCCGATTTCCGCCATTTTGTGAATATCCGGGTACTGCCGGTTCACCGGGGTCATATCAAATTTAAAATCGCCTGTATGAACAACGGTTCCCTCCGGTGTATCAAATACGACGCCCAGGCAGTCAGGAATACTGTGGTTAGTTTTGAAGAAGGTAGTGGTAATTGAGCCGAAATTCAGTGCAGAATCTGCATCAATCGTATGCAGCTCTGTCTGGCGAAGAAGGCCATGCTCCTTCAGCTTGTTCTCGATCAGTCCCAGGGTCAGGCGTGAAGCATAGACCGGTATATTGAGCTGCTTCAGCAGATAGGGGATGCCGCCGATATGATCCTCATGGCCGTGTGTGACCACCAGTGCACGAACCTTGTCGGCATTGCTGAGCAGATAGGCAATATCGGGAATGATCAGATCTATGCCAAGCAGGCTTTCATCCGGAAATTTTGATCCGCAATCTATGACAATAATATCTTCGGCGTATTGCAGAAGATACATGTTTTTGCCAATCTCATGTACTCCGCCTAATGCCGCAATCCAAAGCCGGTTTCCAGACATTCGCATGATAAGCTCCTCCTCTTGAATTTGCCTATATTATGCATAAATGCCGAAGGAATTATCCAAGGCTTATAGCAGAACTAAGATACCCGGCCCGTTTTGCCGGATGCGGAATACAGCTTGAGCCTGGAGCCGATATACGGCATGAACAGATTGAGGAGCGGACCGCCCAGCAGGACAGTAGCCAGTGTCCCGGGTCCTATCGGCCCTTGCAGCAGCGCGGCCATGGCCAGAAAAACTACATAAATCGCAGTTCTTGCGCTCAGAATGCTCATCCCGGTCTTTTGGCGCAGAATTAACATCAGCCGGTCCAGCGGAATCGGTGCAAACCGGGCATGCAGGTAGACAGCCGTTCCCAGCCCGATCAGCACAAGCCCTGCTGCCAGACAACTGATCCTGCCGATCAAATGCTCTGGCTGCAGCACAACGGTAACCAGCAGATGCCACAGATCAATGCCGAGACCGGTAATAAAAGCGGTAAGCAGCCCTGAAAATTCAGGCATCTGCCTGACCATCAGCGCATTGCTGAAAATCATGATAAACGCCAGAATGACCTCCCAGCTGCCTATGGTCAGTCCGGCTTGTTGTGACAAACCCACCAGCAGAGCATCATATGGCGATACACCGAGGGAGGACTGGATTGTAAGGGTAATCCCGAGGGAGAGTATGATAATGCCGGATACATAAAGGCTGAATCTGGCCGCAGTGTTACTCATTAATCAGTGTTCTGGTCATCAGGACATGGGGAATGCCGTCTTCCATGAACATTTCTGAGGAAGTAGTGTAGCCAAGCTTGTGATAAAAGCCTTCCGCCTGGGTCTGCCCGTGCAGCTTAACCTTGCTGATCCCTTTGTCTGCGGCAATCTCCTCCAGTGACTGAATGATAACCCTGCCGAGTCCGTATTTGCGGAATGCGGGGAGCAGACAGATTCTTTCCAGCTTGCCCAGACCCTCCACCTCTCTGATTCTGCCGGTCCCTGCAGCCTGGCCGTTATGGTATACCAGAATATGCGTACAGCCGGCATCCAGTGTATCAAAAGCATCGAATTCCTCTTCCAGAGGCACGCCCTGTTCCTTCACAAA
Coding sequences:
- a CDS encoding LysE family transporter; this translates as MNIFIGYIFLGLSLSAPIGPINAAQLDKGIRGGFWHAWMVGLGAISADIIYMLLVYMGIIHLLDAPFVRAFLWLFGFFVLVYTGVESIKNAGELTADTRGNVNTLTKSFFSGFLMSLFNPLSILFWLGIYGSILAKAANEYPMQQLLIYSGAIVLGILLWDVTMAAASSIFRKLLTPAVLKAISVLSGLSLVGFGLYFGFEAFKLLFMP
- a CDS encoding MFS transporter, which gives rise to MKGKKGALIALASIPLIMTLGNSMLLPVLPQISKELGINAFKVSMIITVYGLIAIVMIPVAGYLSDRYGRKIVILPALILAALGGAVCVLAAWFMDGVSAYWVILAGRLLQGIGAAGAFPIVIPFVGDLFKDEKEVSKGLGIIETSNTFGKVLSPILGAYLGTILWYAPFIAIPILCLFSFVLVIFLVKKPKKEEAPEPKSLRQFLSEIKEILHEKGRWLYAIFAIGGICMFVTFAVLFYLSETLESKYNLHGAAKGFVLAIPLALLCLASYGTGKVIGQNKKLMKWLGFGGMALLTAAMVVTGFYSGIYFMVGLLSLSGIGIGIALPCMDALITEGIDKENRGTITSLYSSMRFIGVALGPPVVSLLMPSGHWALFGTMAAVGAVGGLLTLFAVKPSSGEKGKSGGTRNRRPASVTGKLVIRQKAR
- a CDS encoding DUF3231 family protein produces the protein MTGILGGNPKDEPLHYGEIFGIWSASTMAKGAVSCYRAYLNHAGDHDLKKILGQLIDQAELEISECDTLLNDNGIAAAPAMPHRPEVKLEDIPVGARFADQEIAAKIAAETAAGLVACSQVMGQAIREDVGALFGKYHATKAALGMKILHMNKKKGWLIPPPLQIKRPEAVEA
- a CDS encoding ribonuclease J encodes the protein MRMSGNRLWIAALGGVHEIGKNMYLLQYAEDIIVIDCGSKFPDESLLGIDLIIPDIAYLLSNADKVRALVVTHGHEDHIGGIPYLLKQLNIPVYASRLTLGLIENKLKEHGLLRQTELHTIDADSALNFGSITTTFFKTNHSIPDCLGVVFDTPEGTVVHTGDFKFDMTPVNRQYPDIHKMAEIGKKGVRFLLSESTNAERPGFTPSERLVGGHMEEAFQKAERRIFVSTFASNVHRLQQIVDAAALTGRKLALLGRSMVNVVGVAQELGYLNVPEGMLVETAEAAKLEPERIAVLCTGSQGEPMAALSRLANSSHRQLAIEAGDTVLIAANPIPGNERNVARIVDNLYILGAKVIYGSRSELHVSGHGSQEELKLMLTLMKPEYFIPIHGEYRMLHHHSLLAEAVGVDSSKIFILRNGDIVESSGGTVRQPARLPAGQILVDGLGIGDIGNVVLRDRRQLSADGILITVITLSQNDGRLLNEPDTISRGFVYIRNSETLIEEINQLVTATLNKMNKNDLGQWNVMKSTIKDTLGKFLYEKTKRRPMILPIIIEV
- a CDS encoding YitT family protein; the protein is MSNTAARFSLYVSGIIILSLGITLTIQSSLGVSPYDALLVGLSQQAGLTIGSWEVILAFIMIFSNALMVRQMPEFSGLLTAFITGLGIDLWHLLVTVVLQPEHLIGRISCLAAGLVLIGLGTAVYLHARFAPIPLDRLMLILRQKTGMSILSARTAIYVVFLAMAALLQGPIGPGTLATVLLGGPLLNLFMPYIGSRLKLYSASGKTGRVS
- a CDS encoding GNAT family N-acetyltransferase — encoded protein: MNTSTVIITEEPQLQAAKEIRQEVFVKEQGVPLEEEFDAFDTLDAGCTHILVYHNGQAAGTGRIREVEGLGKLERICLLPAFRKYGLGRVIIQSLEEIAADKGISKVKLHGQTQAEGFYHKLGYTTSSEMFMEDGIPHVLMTRTLINE